A stretch of Oryza brachyantha chromosome 4, ObraRS2, whole genome shotgun sequence DNA encodes these proteins:
- the LOC102720320 gene encoding 26S proteasome non-ATPase regulatory subunit 11 homolog produces MSSMESSYLPATTESIAKAQEAKDASESISILYRVLQDPSSSAEALRTKELAITNLTNYLTKENRAEELRNLLTQLRPFFSLIPKAKTAKIVRGIIDAVAKIPETSDLQISLCKEMVEWTRAEKRTFLRQRVEARLAALLLESQEYTEALTLLTGLIKEVRRLDDKLLLVDIDLLESKLHFSLRNLPKAKASLTAARTAANAIYVPPAQQGTIDLQSGILHAEEKDYKTAYSYFFEAFEAFSALEDPKAIFSLKYMLLCKIMVNQADDVAGIISSKAGLKYLGPDVDAMKAVADAYSKRSLKYFETALRDYKSQLEEDPIVHRHLSSLYDTLLEQNLCRLIEPYSRVEIAHIAEMIELPVDHVEKKLSQMILDKKFAGTLDQGAGCLIIFEDPKTEAIFPATLETISNVGKVVDSLYMRSAKIMA; encoded by the coding sequence ATGTCTTCTATGGAATCATCATACCTTCCTGCAACCACTGAGTCAATAGCAAAGGCTCAGGAAGCTAAAGATGCTTCAGAGTCCATTTCAATCCTATACCGTGTGCTACAAGACCCATCTTCCTCTGCGGAGGCTCTGAGAACCAAAGAACTTGCAATTACCAATCTTACCAATTACCTCACTAAAGAGAACCGGGCTGAGGAGCTGCGAAATCTTCTAACCCAGCTTCGGCCTTTTTTCTCACTGATTCCCAAGGCAAAGACTGCAAAAATTGTCCGTGGAATCATCGATGCTGTTGCCAAGATACCTGAAACATCTGATCTTCAGATCTCCCTCTGCAAGGAGATGGTTGAATGGACACGTGCAGAGAAGCGTACATTCCTCAGGCAGCGTGTGGAGGCTAGGCTAGCAGCCCTTCTGTTAGAGAGCCAGGAATACACTGAAGCCCTTACCCTCCTTACTGGTCTTATCAAGGAAGTCAGGAGGCTTGATGACAAGTTGCTTCTTGTGGACATTGACCTTCTGGAGAGTAAACTCCACTTTTCTCTGAGAAACCTGCCAAAGGCCAAAGCTTCGTTGACTGCTGCTAGAACAGCAGCAAATGCCATTTATGTTCCACCAGCACAACAGGGTACCATTGATCTGCAGAGTGGAATCCTTCATGCTGAAGAAAAGGATTACAAGACTGCTTACAGCTACTTTTTCGAAGCATTTGAAGCATTCAGTGCCCTGGAGGATCCAAAGGCCATCTTCAGCTTGAAGTACATGCTCCTGTGCAAGATTATGGTTAATCAGGCTGATGATGTTGCAGGAATAATCTCATCTAAGGCTGGTTTGAAATATCTGGGCCCTGATGTTGATGCTATGAAAGCTGTAGCTGATGCCTACTCAAAGAGATCTCTCAAGTACTTTGAAACTGCCCTTCGTGACTACAAGTCTCAGCTGGAGGAGGACCCTATCGTGCACAGGCATCTTTCATCTCTTTATGATACCCTACTGGAGCAGAATCTATGCAGGCTGATTGAGCCCTACTCGAGGGTGGAGATTGCACATATCGCAGAGATGATTGAGTTGCCAGTTGATCATGTTGAGAAGAAGCTGTCGCAGATGATCCTTGACAAGAAATTTGCAGGAACTCTGGATCAAGGTGCTGGCTGCCTCATTATCTTTGAGGACCCCAAGACCGAGGCGATCTTCCCTGCCACACTTGAAACTATTTCGAATGTCGGCAAGGTCGTGGACAGTCTTTACATGAGGTCGGCCAAGATCATGGCTTGA
- the LOC102708434 gene encoding protein AUXIN-REGULATED GENE INVOLVED IN ORGAN SIZE-like: MYFLSPRNGADESPEEIQELIGDKPKSDLASSGAVASSSDMENGRGKAAAGGGGSRPSSSPPATDQRARCGSGIREAEAAVASGGIIGRYFSVESFLLLVCVTASLVILPLVLPPLPPPPSMLMLVPVAMLVLLLALAFMPPSSSSAAGGRNATTTAGQAYL, translated from the coding sequence ATGTACTTCCTGAGCCCAAGAAATGGTGCCGACGAGTCCCCGGAGGAAATCCAAGAGCTGATCGGTGACAAGCCTAAGAGCGATTTGGCATCGTCCGGCGCTGTGGCGAGCAGCAGCGACATGGAGAACGGAAGAGGTaaagccgccgccggcggcggcgggagcaggccgtcgtcgtcgccgcccgcgacCGATCAGAGAGCGCGCTGCGGGAGCGGCATCAGGGAGGctgaggcggcggtggccagcGGCGGCATCATCGGCAGGTACTTCTCGGTGGAGTCGTTCCTCCTGCTGGTGTGCGTGACGGCGTCGCTGGTGATCCTCCCGCTCGtcctgccgccgctgcccccgccgccgtcgatgctGATGCTGGTGCCGGTGGCGatgctggtgctgctgctggcgctGGCGTTcatgccgccgtcgtcgtcgtccgccgccggcggccgcaaTGCGACAACTACGGCGGGACAGGCCTACTTGTAG
- the LOC102721156 gene encoding uncharacterized protein LOC102721156, which translates to MASPMVSTAFSARRLHTTASCATPARGARRLAAAVRASASEAMATEKLGVRVERNPPESRLSELGVRQWPKWGCEKSKFPWTYSAKETCYLLQGKVKVYPDGAGEDFVEIAAGDLVVFPKGMSCTWDVAEAVDKHYKFE; encoded by the exons ATGGCGAGCCCAATGGTGTCTACTGCCTTCTCGGCGCGTCGTCTCCACACCACCGCCTCCTGCGCAACCCCGGCGAGGGGAGCGAggcggctcgcggcggcggtgcgggcgtcggcgtcggaggcgatggcgacggagAAGCTCGGCGTCCGCGTGGAGCGCAACCCGCCCGAGTCCCGCCTCTCCGAGCTCGGCGTCCGCCAGTGGCCCAA GTGGGGGTGCGAGAAGAGCAAGTTCCCGTGGACCTACTCGGCCAAGGAGACGTGCTACCTGCTGCAGGGGAAGGTGAAGGTGTAccccgacggcgccggcgaggattTCGTGGAGATCGCGGCTGGGGACCTGGTGGTGTTCCCCAAGGGCATGAGCTGCACCTGGGACGTCGCCGAGGCCGTCGACAAGCACTACAAGTTCGAGTAG
- the LOC102720596 gene encoding potassium channel KOR2, whose product MDREMAEEYELNEIDDTLHGSVGSRLSLFARELKSRRSSSWHGSSALRLPKDLYDSLVIHPNGRWYRIWANMMFLWSIYSTFFTPFEFSFFRGLPEQLLDLECVQLVFLADVAVHFFLAYRDSHTYRMVYDKRLIALRYIKGSFALDVLGCFPWDAIYKVTGRMEVVRYLVWLRLYRARKIMAFFKKVEKDIRVSYLFTRIVKLITVELYCTHTAACVFYYLATTLPPAREEGTWIGSLTLGDARYINFREIDLLTRYITSLYLAIVTMATVGYGDIHAVNTREMAFTVVYISFSILLSAYLIGNMTALIVKGSKTERFRDRMTDLIRYMNRNRLGSDIRSQVKAHLMLQYESSYTRDRVVDDIPVAVRSKMSQTLYLDMVSRVGLFRGCSDDFLSQIVVKLHEEFFLPGEVILEQGTVVDQIYIVAHGCLEEVANGEDGSEDIISELRPYDIVGDVAVICNIPQPYTVRVCELCSLLRIDKQSLTRILQIYIKDNGQILSNLLKGKETESKGKQLESDITYLLAKQESELVLGVNNAAYHGDIFCLKSLISAGADPSKSDYDGRTALHIAALRGYEDIVRFLIQRGANVNSIDRFGNSPLLQAVKSGHDKITSLLVEHGATLNLEDTGGYLCRVVRDGRINLLKELLKFGISPNCRNYDQRTPLHIATAEGLHLVASTLVESGADIHAKDRWGNTPLDEGRRCSSKPLVRILEQVRSVAAN is encoded by the exons ATGGACAGGGAGATGGCTGAAGAGTATGAGCTGAACGAGATAGATGACACCTTGCATGGCTCTGTGGGGAGCAGGCTCTCACTGTTTGCAAGGGAGCTCAAGTCAAGGAGAAGCAGCAGCTGGCATGGCAGCAGCGCCTTGAGGCTACCAAAGGATCTCTATGACAGCCTTGTCATACACCCGAATGGCAG GTGGTACAGGATCTGGGCGAACATGATGTTCTTGTGGTCCATCTACTCCACCTTCTTCACACCCTTCGAGTTCAGCTTCTTCCGTGGCCTCCCCGAGCAGCTGCTGGACCTCGAGTGCGTCCAGCTCGTCTtcctcgccgacgtcgccgtccaCTTCTTCCTCGCCTACCGGGACTCCCACACCTACAGGATGGTCTACGACAAGCGCCTGATCGCGCTCCG cTACATCAAAGGCAGCTTCGCTCTCGACGTGCTCGGCTGCTTCCCCTGGGACGCCATCTACAAG GTGACGGGGAGGATGGAGGTGGTGAGGTACCTGGTGTGGCTGAGGCTGTACAGGGCGAGGAAGATCATGGCCTTCTTCAAGAAGGTGGAGAAGGACATCCGGGTCAGCTACCTCTTCACCAGGATCGTGAAGCTCATCACCGTCGAGCTCTACTGCACCCACACCGCCGCCTGCGTCTTCTACTACCTCGCCAccacgctgccgccggcgcgcgaGGAGGGCACCTGGATCGGCAGCCTCACCCTCGGCGACGCCAGGTACATCAACTTCAGGGAGATCGACCTGCTCACCCGCTACATCACCTCGCTCTACCTCGCCATTGTCACCATGGCAACTGTTG gtTATGGTGACATCCATGCGGTGAACACGAGGGAGATGGCGTTCACCGTGGTGTACATCTCGTTCAGCATCCTCCTCAGCGCGTACCTGATCGGCAACATGACGGCGCTCATCGTGAAGGGATCGAAGACCGAGCGGTTCAGGGACAGGATGACTGACCTCATCAGGTACATGAACAGGAACAGGCTGGGCAGCGACATCAGGTCTCAGGTGAAGGCTCACCTGATGCTGCAGTATGAGAGCAGCTACACGAGAGATCGAGTCGTCGATGACATCCCGGTCGCAGTTCGATCGAAG ATGTCACAGACACTGTACCTGGACATGGTTTCAAGAGTTGGCCTGTTCAGAGGGTGCTCAGATGATTTCCTAAGCCAAATT GTAGTGAAACTGCATGAAGAGTTCTTCCTCCCAGGGGAAGTTATCTTAGAACAAGGCACTGTggttgatcaaatttatattgtGGCACATGGATGTCTG GAAGAGGTGGCCAATGGGGAAGATGGATCTGAAGATATCATCTCAGAACTTCGGCCATATGACATAGTTGGTGATGTCGCTGTGATTTGCAACATTCCACAACCATATACTGTTAGAGTCTGTGAGCTCTGCAGCCTTCTAAGAATTGACAAACAGTCTCTGACAAGaatattacaaatttacatCAAGGATAATGGTCAGATATTGAGCAATCTACTAAAG GGGAAAGAAACTGAGTCAAAGGGGAAGCAATTGGAATCAGATATCACATATCTGCTAGCAAAGCAAGAATCAGAACTAGTCCTTGGAGTAAACAACGCTGCCTATCatggagatatattttgtcTGAAAAGCTTAATCAGCGCAGGAGCAGATCCGAGTAAATCAGATTATGATGGCAGGACTGCATTG CATATTGCTGCACTGAGAGGATACGAAGATATCGTCAGGTTCCTCATCCAACGAGGAGCGAATGTCAACAGCATAG ACAGGTTTGGAAACTCACCACTGCTGCAGGCAGTGAAATCAGGCCATGACAAGATCACGTCGCTTCTCGTGGAGCACGGTGCAACTCTGAACCTGGAGGACACTGGGGGCTACCTCTGCAGAGTGGTCAGAGACGGCAGGATCAATCTGCTGAAGGAGCTGCTCAAATTCGGGATCAGCCCGAACTGCAGGAACTATGATCAGAGGACGCCGCTTCACATAGCCACGGCGGAGGGCCTTCACCTTGTTGCCAGCACGCTGGTAGAATCTGGAGCAGACATTCATGCCAAAGACAG GTGGGGGAACACACCGCTTGACGAAGGGAGAAGGTGCAGCAGCAAACCACTGGTCAGGATTCTGGAGCAAGTTAGAAGTGTTGCAGCAAATTGA
- the LOC102708713 gene encoding ferric reduction oxidase 7, chloroplastic-like, translated as MAQEREPLLENGNAAGGGAKGSPTAPLPSLAKTVLKVLMWAVSLTWAAAIFFYPTKPAQAALQNWMAVTKHSLFGITGSIFLAFSAPILIVAALAYVYISVFPSDHVHVEKNKLKSLCFRLWTFPVLVDGPFGVVSAVEFIGIVLFITYVVYSMTYYALESVSLISKFDMTSLTHSELLLYIIGIRFGSVGLFCMAFLFLPVSRGSVLLRLIDIPFEHATRYHVWLGHLTMILFTLHGLCYVIAWSFEGNLLKEMAEWKEIGVANLPGVISLAAGLLMWVTSLHLVRKRFFELFFYTHQLYVIFVVFLAFHVGDFAFSIAAGPIFLFMLDRFLRFWQSRAKVDIISASCRPCGTVELVFSKPANLRYNALSFVFVQVRELSFLQWHPFSVSSSPMDGRYHMSVLIKVLGSWTERLRGIITDAQEQTRSGSGSESGRITACVEGPYGHESPYHLMYENLILVAGGIGISPFLAILSDIVHRIEEGRPCMPKNVLVLWSVKKSSELSLLSAVDAQFISSSVSDKLHLDIQAFVTQESQPPLEDGIVGDDQKATGMFVKNGTTMSGLVGTGDSFWAAMYFAASTLGFVLAYALAQAYYVPRFHVVAWWHLGLVFVLCMTAGVALPGGLVVLLWHLSEKGKAEDDRLDAGAAGTAAARNGEEAEQTTNDGGGGGAADGVSLAAMKTTRYGCRPQFEAEFAAFAEVASVARGGAGAGDVGVLVCGPPGLQTSVARECRSQNLGRHGGRRRRAAAVFHFNSHSFDL; from the exons atggcgcAAGAACGGGAGCCGCTCCTGGAGAACGGCAATGCCGCCGGTGGGGGAGCCAAGGgctcgccgacggcgccgctgCCATCGCTGGCCAAGACCGTGCTCAAGGTCCTCATGTGGGCGGTGTCCCTCACCTGGGCCGCCGCGATCTTCTTCTACCCAACCAAGCCCGCGCAGGCGGCGCTCCAGAATTGGATGGCGGTCACAAAGCACTCCCTGTTCGGCATCACCG GGAGTATTTTCCTAGCCTTCAGCGCGCCGATTCTGATCGTTGCGGCTCTCGCATATGTCTACATCTCCGTCTTCCCGAGTGACCATGTCCATGTGGA GAAGAACAAGCTAAAGTCATTGTGTTTTCGTCTCTGGACTTTCCCTGTTCTTGTGGATGGCCCTTTCGGGGTTGTTTCAGCGGTAGAATTCATCGGAATTGTCCTATTTATCACCTATGTTGTCTACTCGATGACCTATTACGCTTTGGAGAGCGTGAGCCTCATCTCAAAATTTGACATGACTTCGCTTACTCACAG TGAGCTGCTCTTGTACATTATCGGCATCCGTTTCGGATCAGTGGGGTTGTTTTGCATGGCCTTCCTGTTCCTCCCTGTCTCGAGGGGTTCAGTTCTTCTCCGGCTTATCGATATTCCATTCGAGCATGCTACTAGATACCACGTTTGGCTCGGCCATCTTACGATGATTCTCTTTACATTACATGGCCTGTGTTATGTGATCGCATGGTCTTTCGAGGGGAATCTACTTAAAGAA ATGGCTGAATGGAAAGAAATCGGGGTGGCAAACTTGCCCGGTGTGATCAGCTTGGCAGCCGGCCTGCTAATGTGGGTGACGTCACTCCACCTGGTGAGGAAGAGGTTCTTCGAGCTCTTCTTTTACACCCACCAGCTCTACGTGATCTTCGTCGTGTTCCTGGCGTTCCACGTCGGCGACTTCGCCTTCAGCATTGCAGCAGGACCCATCTTCCTCTTCATGCTCGACCGCTTCCTGAGGTTCTGGCAGTCCAGGGCCAAGGTGGACATCATCTCGGCGTCCTGCCGCCCATGCGGAACCGTGGAGCTAGTCTTCTCAAAGCCAGCAA ATCTTAGGTACAATGCTCTCAGCTTCGTCTTCGTTCAGGTGCGCGAGCTGTCGTTCTTGCAGTGGCACCCGTTCAGTGTGTCGTCGAGCCCCATGGATGGGAGGTACCACATGTCGGTCCTGATCAAGGTGCTGGGCTCGTGGACTGAGAGGCTGAGGGGCATCATCACCGATGCCCAGGAGCAGACCAGGAGTGGCTCCGGGTCAGAATCTGGCCGGATAACCGCCTGCGTGGAAGGGCCGTACGGGCATGAATCGCCGTACCACCTGAT GTACGAGAATCTCATCCTGGTGGCAGGAGGCATCGGCATATCGCCGTTCCTGGCGATTCTGAGCGACATAGTCCACAGGATCGAGGAAGGCAGGCCATGCATGCCCAAGAACGTGCTGGTGCTGTGGTCGGTGAAGAAGTCCAGCGAGCTCTCCCTCCTATCGGCCGTCGACGCGCAGTTCATCAGCTCCTCTGTCTCTGACAAGCTGCATCTCGACATCCAGGCCTTCGTTACCCAAGAATCCCAGCCTCCATTG GAGGATGGCATTGTTGGGGACGACCAGAAGGCCACCGGCATGTTCGTCAAGAACGGCACAACCATGTCCGGGCTGGTCGGCACGGGGGACAGTTTCTGGGCGGCCATGTACTTCGCGGCGTCGACGCTGGGCTTCGTCCTGGCGTACGCGCTGGCGCAGGCGTACTACGTGCCGCGCTTCCACGTGGTTGCGTGGTGGCACCTGGGCCTCGTGTTCGTGCTGTGCATGACCGCCGGCGTGGCGCTCCCGGGcggcctcgtcgtcctcctgtGGCACCTATCCGAGAAAGGGAAAGCGGAGGACGACAGGttggacgccggcgccgctggcacggccgcggcgcggaacggcgaggaggccgagcagacaacgaacgacggcggcggcggcggcgcggccgacgGGGTCAGCCTCGCGGCGATGAAGACGACGCGGTACGGGTGCCGGCCACAGTTCGAAG CGGAGTTCGCGGCGTTCGCGGAGGTGGCCTCCGTCgcccggggcggcgccggcgcgggggaCGTGGGCGTGCTGGTGTGCGGGCCGCCGGGGCTGCAGACCAGCGTGGCGCGGGAGTGCAGGTCGCAGAACCTCGGCCGCCATGGCgggaggcgccggcgcgccgccgccgtcttccaTTTCAACAGCCACAGCTTCGACCTCTAG
- the LOC102709274 gene encoding uncharacterized protein LOC102709274, whose product MRAARAQAMAARFVFSLLVVVVVAGCSHAALASSSVVEATCTKATASGNRRDLAPFCVAALQAAPGSGRADARGLAVIATNLTLANYTAAYATIKALQRRGGWSEREQAALATCRQLYVEALNVVHSAIHALNASQTKAYVADMGVVQSAATGCDDAFRGDRRRVGKSAAAESPLRKVDDDAINLTTIATLIVIIL is encoded by the coding sequence ATGCGAGCAGCAAGAGCTCAAGCAATGGCAGCGAGGTTCGtcttctccctcctcgtcgtcgtcgtcgtggcggGGTGCTCCCACGCGGCGCTCGCCTCCTCTTCCGTGGTGGAGGCGACCTGCAcgaaggcgacggcgagcggcaaCCGCAGGGACCTGGCCCCGTTCTGCGTGGCGGCCCTGCAGGCCGCGCCGGGGAGCGGCCGCGCCGACGCGCGCGGGCTGGCCGTGATCGCCACCAACCTGACGCTGGCGAACTACACGGCGGCGTACGCGACCATCAAGGCGctgcagcggcgcggcggctggtCGGAGCGCGAGCAGGCCGCGCTCGCCACGTGCCGGCAGCTGTACGTCGAGGCGCTCAACGTCGTGCACAGCGCCATCCACGCGCTGAACGCGTCCCAGACGAAGGCGTACGTGGCGGACATGGGCGTCGTCCAGAGCGCCGCCACCGGCTGCGACGACGCGTTCCGCGGCGACCGCCGGCGTGTAGGgaagagcgccgccgccgagtcgccgcTGCGCAAggtggacgacgacgccatCAACCTGACCACCATCGCCACGCTGATCGTCATCATCCTGTAA
- the LOC102720871 gene encoding PHD finger protein ALFIN-LIKE 4-like, with the protein MDDGYGSVTIVHDARSPEDVFQDFRSRRAGIVKALTTDVEKFYELCDPEKENLCLYGMPNETWEVSLPADEVPPELPEPALGINFARDGMDEKDWLSLVAVHSDSWLLSVAFYFGARFGFDKEARKQLFAMISTLPTVFEVVSGSVKKQSKTANNSSKNKAGSKPPKKPSSDSKPPKQYTKDNSSRGNGGHEDQGETSCGACGEAYTNGEFWICCDICETWFHGECVRITPAKAQHIKHYKCPNCSHKRGRE; encoded by the exons ATGGACGACGGCTATGGCTCCGTCACGATAGTCCACGACGCGCGCTCGCCCGAGGACGTCTTCCAGGACTtccgcagccgccgcgccggcatCGTCAAGGCGCTCACCACCG ATGTGGAGAAGTTTTACGAGCTCTGCGACCCTG AGAAGGAGAACTTGTGCCTCTATGGAATGCCTAATGAAACCTGGGAGGTGTCTCTGCCAGCTGATGAAGTTCCTCCTGAACTACCAGAGCCAGCACTGGGGATAAATTTTGCTCGAGATGGAATGGATGAGAAAGATTGGTTGTCCCTGGTAGCTGTCCATAGTGATTCATGGTTACTATCTGTGGCATTTTACTTTGGGGCTCGTTTTGGATTTGATAAAGAAGCCAG AAAACAGCTCTTCGCAATGATTAGTACTCTTCCCACTGTCTTTGAAGTTGTGTCAGGAAGTGTGAAGAAGCAATCAAAAACAGCCAATAACAGTAGCAAAAACAAGGCAGGATCGAAG CCACCGAAGAAGCCCAGTTCTGATAGCAAGCCACCAAAGCAGTACACAAAAGACAACAGCAGTAGAGGAAATGGAGGTCACGAAGATCAAGGTGAAACCAGTTGTGGCGCCTGTGGTGAGGCTTACACAAATGGCGAGTTCTGGATTTGCTGCGACATTTGTGAGACTTGGTTCCATGGCGAGTGTGTCCGAATCACCCCTGCCAAGGCACAGCACATCAAGCATTACAAGTGTCCTAACTGTAGCCACAAGAGGGGCAGAGAATGA
- the LOC102708992 gene encoding 23.2 kDa heat shock protein-like, with the protein MASRRAATAGAAAAMLACIALAATTAGAALLPWFGGGRGGARDEAAALSEAVLLAADPFRILEHVPLGFDRDDVAMLSMARVDWRETGDAHEIVVDVPGMRKEDLRVEVEENRVLRVSGERRREEERKGDHWHREERSYGRFWRQLRLPDNADLDSIAATLDNGVLTVRFRKLAPDQIKGPRVVGIAGGGDDDDGAKKSIGAGAGGEGQHQQAKKVEL; encoded by the coding sequence ATGGCGTCGAGGAGAGCTGCaacggcgggggcggcggcggcaatgcTGGCCTGCATTGCCTTGGCGGCGACCACGGCGGGCGCCGCGCTGCTCCCGTggttcggcggcggccgtggcggcgcgcgggacgaggcggcggcgctgtcgGAGGCGGTGCTCCTGGCCGCCGACCCGTTCCGGATCCTGGAGCACGTGCCCCTCGGGTTCGACCGCGACGACGTCGCGATGCTGTCCATGGCCCGCGTCGACTGGCGCGAGACCGGCGACGCGCACGAGATCGTCGTCGACGTCCCCGGGATGAGGAAGGAGGACCTgcgggtggaggtggaggagaacCGGGTGCTGCGCGtcagcggcgagcggcggcgcgaggaggagCGGAAGGGCGACCACTGGCACCGCGAGGAGCGGTCCTACGGCAGGTTCTGGCGCCAGCTCCGCCTCCCCGACAACGCCGACCTCGACTccatcgccgccaccctcgacAACGGCGTGCTCACCGTGCGCTTCCGGAAGCTGGCGCCCGACCAGATCAAGGGCCCGCGCGTCGTCGGCATCgccgggggcggcgacgacgacgacggtgccaAGAAGAgcatcggcgccggcgccggcggcgaggggcagCACCAGCAGGCCAAGAAGGTGGAGCTCTGA
- the LOC107304018 gene encoding probable methyltransferase At1g29790, with translation MHTTKLRVSTSQQQQQLDAAMDGAHRPSARAAPPRSKMKILLVVIATNLVSAYLFSGAPLSLRLPASAPSIHLWDSSALLRDLNATRAALAAARDEIAVLRAQCNASSLLLESVLSGLGAVHGDKPAEEGFNGWPEEPAGELRLAIEPHRLPLGFSAKLGTDELYPGLGFACRNFQEELTQYMTYNATGECPDDDALALQLMLKGCEPLPRRRCRPRSPARYVEPAPLPGSLWSIPPDTTVNWSPYTCKNYSCLVGRARARGGSYECKDCFDLAGKERRRWLADNGGPGFSIDGVLASRAPGTVRVGLDIGGGTGTFAARMRERNVTVVTTTLDVDAPFSRFVASRGLVPLHLTLMQRLPFADGVLDIVHSMQLSGWVPSGVLEFALFDVYRVLRPGGVFWLDHFFCLGPQLNGTYVPILDRVGFRRLRWKASRKLDLGAERNEWYVSALLEKPMT, from the coding sequence ATGCACACGACCAAGCTCCGGGTCTCCAcgtcgcagcagcagcagcagctcgacGCGGCGATGGACGGCGCGCACCGTCCGTCGGCGcgggctgcgccgccgcggtctAAGATGAAgatcctcctcgtcgtcatcgccacCAACCTCGTCTCCGCCTACCTCTTCTCCGGCGCGCCGCTGTCGCTCCGCctgccggcgtcggcgccgagcATCCACCTGTGGGACTCATCGGCGCTGCTGCGCGACCTCAACGCCACGCGCgccgcgctggcggcggcgcgcgacgaGATCGCGGTGCTCCGGGCGCAGTGCAACGCGTCGTCGCTCCTCCTCGAGTCCGTGCTCTCGGGGCTCGGCGCCGTCCACGGCGACaagccggcggaggagggcttCAACGGGTGGCCGGAGGAGCCCGCGGGGGAGCTGAGGCTCGCCATCGAGCCGCACCGGCTGCCGCTCGGGTTCTCCGCCAAGCTCGGCACCGACGAGCTGTACCCGGGGCTCGGCTTCGCCTGCCGCAACTTCCAGGAGGAGCTCACGCAGTACATGACGTACAACGCCACCGGCGAGTGCCCTGACGACGACGCCTTGGCGCTGCAGCTCATGCTCAAGGGGTGCGAGCCGTTGCCTCGCCGGCGGTGCAGGCCGAGGTCCCCGGCGAGGTACGTCGAGCCGGCGCCCCTCCCGGGGAGCCTCTGGTCCATCCCGCCGGACACCACGGTGAACTGGTCCCCCTACACGTGCAAGAACTACAGCTGCCTCGtcggccgcgcccgcgccaggGGCGGGTCGTACGAGTGCAAGGACTGCTTCGACCTCGCCGGcaaggagcggcggcggtggctggccGACAACGGCGGGCCCGGGTTCAGCATCGACGGCGTGCTGGCGTCCAGGGCGCCCGGCACGGTGCGCGTCGGGCTCGacatcggcggcggcacgggcacGTTCGCGGCGCGGATGCGGGAGCGCAACGTCACCGTGGTGACGACGACGCTGGACGTGGACGCGCCCTTCAGCCGGTTCGTGGCGTCGCGGGGCCTCGTGCCGCTCCACCTCACCCTGATGCAGCGCCTGCCGTTCGCCGACGGCGTGCTGGACATCGTGCACTCGATGCAGCTCAGCGGCTGGGTCCCCAGCGGCGTGCTCGAGTTCGCGCTCTTCGACGTCTACCGGGTGCTCCGCCCAGGCGGCGTCTTCTGGCTGGACCACTTCTTCTGCCTCGGCCCGCAGCTCAACGGCACCTACGTGCCAATCCTGGACCGCGTCGGcttccgccgcctccggtggAAGGCCAGCCGCAAGCTCGACCTCGGCGCCGAGAGGAACGAGTGGTACGTCTCGGCGTTGCTCGAGAAGCCCATGACatga